From Oreochromis niloticus isolate F11D_XX linkage group LG14, O_niloticus_UMD_NMBU, whole genome shotgun sequence, one genomic window encodes:
- the gosr1 gene encoding Golgi SNAP receptor complex member 1 isoform X3: MAGIGSSTYWEDLRKQARQLENELDLKLVSFSKLCTSYSSSRDGRRGDTSDTTPLLNNSTQDRMFDTMSVEIEQLLAKLTAVNDKMAEYTNAPGAAALNAALMHTLQRHRDILQDYTHEFHKTKGNFLAIREREDLLGSVRKDIETYKSGSGVNNRRTELFLKEHEHLRNPIFLLGKQAGITLMAQVHDLGKTNKNMSFSDTFICSLHAFTS; the protein is encoded by the exons ATGGCAGGAATAGGAAGCAGCACGTACTGGGAAG ATCTGCGAAAGCAGGCCAGACAGTTGGAGAACGAACTTGACCTGAAGTTGGTCTCTTTCAGTAAATTATGCACCAGCTACAGCAGCTCCAGAGATGGACGTCGAGGAGACAC gtcAGACACCACACCTCTGCTAAACAACTCTACCCAGGACAGGATGTTTGACACCATGTCAGTGGAGATTGAACAGTTGCTAGCCAAA ctgactgcagtgaATGACAAGATGGCGGAGTACACCAACGCTCCGGGCGCAGCTGCTCTCAACGCTGCTCTCATGCACACGCTCCAGAGGCACAGGGACATCCTACAG GACTACACACATGAATTCCACAAAACCAAAGGCAACTTTTTGGCCATCCGGGAAAGGGAAGACCTTCTAGGGTCTGTCAGGAAAGACATTGA GACATACAAGAGCGGTTCTGGGGTCAACAACAGAAGAACAGAGCTGTTCCTAAAGGAGCATGAGCATCTGAGAAA TCCGATTTTTCTTTTAGGAAAGCAAGCTGGAATAACCTTGATGGCGCAGGTCCACGATTtgggaaaaacaaataaaaacatgtcttTTTCTGACACATTCATTTGTTCTCTTCATGCGTTTACTTCATAG